A stretch of [Clostridium] scindens DNA encodes these proteins:
- a CDS encoding RNA polymerase sigma factor produces MELEFDEIYKRFFKDVYLFVLAMSKDPHIAEEITQDTFFKALKEIKHFQGNCSVKSWLCQIAKNLYISYTRKKKAVHTDGLEQFPDDSDIESMCIRKDEALSIYKILHCLEEPYKEVFILRVLGDLSFREIGEIFGKQETWARVTYHRARLKIKEVMI; encoded by the coding sequence ATGGAACTGGAATTTGATGAAATATATAAGCGCTTTTTCAAGGATGTATATCTGTTCGTGCTGGCTATGAGCAAGGATCCGCATATCGCGGAAGAGATTACCCAGGATACGTTCTTCAAGGCGCTAAAGGAAATCAAGCATTTCCAGGGAAACTGTTCCGTCAAGTCCTGGCTGTGCCAGATTGCCAAGAATCTATACATCTCCTATACGCGCAAGAAAAAAGCAGTCCATACGGATGGTCTTGAACAGTTTCCCGATGACTCGGATATTGAAAGCATGTGCATCCGCAAAGACGAAGCCCTATCGATTTATAAGATTCTGCACTGCCTGGAGGAACCTTATAAAGAGGTATTCATCCTTCGTGTTCTGGGAGACTTAAGCTTCCGGGAGATCGGGGAAATCTTCGGCAAGCAGGAGACCTGGGCCAGAGTTACTTATCACCGTGCCAGGCTGAAAATCAAGGAGGTAATGATATGA
- a CDS encoding MerR family transcriptional regulator has translation MKHGYTVTQLADIAGISPRTLRYYDQIGLLVPRRAPDSGYRIYGKEEVDVLWQILFYRRMGLELSTIEGIIKDPAFNPLEALRAHLDHLYKEEQNLRLLIETVKKTIQMEEGKIRMTDQEKFAALKRELIEENEEKYGKELREKYGDKTIENSNQNMLNLTAKEYYAMKELEGKILEALKDAVTSGASASDAVGRDIAMMHKEWLAYTWPSYDPKAHLGLAEMYVADERFQSYYDKELPGCAKFLRDAICAHIA, from the coding sequence ATGAAACATGGCTATACGGTTACCCAGCTGGCTGACATTGCCGGCATCAGCCCCCGCACGCTGCGCTACTATGACCAGATCGGGCTCCTTGTACCCAGACGCGCTCCGGATTCGGGCTACCGCATATATGGCAAGGAAGAGGTAGACGTACTTTGGCAGATATTGTTCTACAGACGAATGGGACTGGAACTTTCCACGATTGAAGGAATAATCAAGGATCCTGCCTTCAACCCGCTGGAAGCGCTACGGGCGCATCTCGACCATTTATACAAGGAGGAGCAGAATCTAAGGCTTCTGATTGAAACTGTGAAAAAGACGATTCAAATGGAAGAAGGGAAGATACGCATGACAGACCAGGAAAAATTTGCCGCGCTGAAAAGGGAATTAATCGAAGAAAACGAAGAGAAATATGGAAAGGAACTCCGTGAAAAGTATGGTGACAAAACGATTGAAAACAGCAATCAGAACATGCTGAATCTCACAGCAAAGGAGTATTATGCCATGAAAGAATTAGAAGGAAAGATTCTCGAGGCGCTGAAAGACGCCGTAACTTCCGGCGCGTCTGCATCAGATGCCGTCGGCAGGGATATTGCCATGATGCACAAAGAGTGGCTGGCTTACACATGGCCATCCTATGACCCCAAGGCTCATCTGGGGCTGGCGGAAATGTACGTGGCGGATGAACGGTTTCAATCCTATTATGACAAAGAACTCCCGGGATGCGCCAAGTTTCTTCGGGACGCCATCTGTGCCCACATAGCATGA
- a CDS encoding Crp/Fnr family transcriptional regulator, protein MLTETDTTILQESLPFWDQLNGNQKELLKSGSSLMKYAKNSNVHSDNSQCVGMLLVKSGSLRVYMLSEEGREITLYRIYSGEVCVLSASCVLKSITFDVYIDAVEASEVIQVSSASISSVMNQNIYAECFAYKMATERFSDVMWAMQQILFMSFDRRLAIFLLDEAAALHSQEIKMTHEQIARLMGSAREVVTRMLKYFSSEGYVELSRGTVKILDKNKLKNLA, encoded by the coding sequence ATGCTCACAGAGACAGATACCACTATATTGCAAGAATCCCTCCCTTTCTGGGATCAACTTAACGGCAACCAGAAGGAACTGCTTAAGTCCGGCTCTTCCCTCATGAAATACGCTAAAAACAGCAACGTGCACAGTGACAATTCACAGTGCGTCGGCATGCTGCTGGTCAAATCCGGCTCTCTTCGGGTCTATATGCTTTCGGAGGAAGGACGCGAGATTACCCTGTACCGTATCTACAGCGGAGAAGTATGCGTCTTGTCCGCCTCCTGCGTCTTAAAGTCCATCACGTTTGATGTATACATCGATGCCGTGGAGGCAAGCGAAGTCATCCAGGTTAGCTCCGCCTCCATCTCATCCGTCATGAATCAGAATATTTATGCCGAATGCTTTGCGTATAAGATGGCAACCGAGCGGTTCTCCGATGTAATGTGGGCCATGCAGCAGATTCTCTTTATGAGTTTTGACAGGCGCCTGGCCATCTTCCTGCTGGATGAGGCCGCGGCCCTGCATTCACAAGAGATCAAGATGACTCATGAGCAGATTGCCCGTCTGATGGGAAGCGCCCGTGAGGTTGTCACCAGAATGCTCAAATACTTCTCAAGCGAAGGTTATGTAGAACTTTCCAGAGGAACCGTAAAAATCCTTGATAAAAATAAATTAAAAAATCTGGCCTGA
- the trxA gene encoding thioredoxin — protein MESSKQTNTRKSTLKERMIDMAAAHLTKETFNEEVLQAKEPVLVDFWATWCGPCQMVLPIIEELAGEVKDAKICKVNVDEQPELAKEYRVMSIPTLMVFKDGKPVKREVGAKSKAEILEMLK, from the coding sequence ATAGAATCATCAAAGCAAACAAATACTCGAAAGAGTACATTGAAAGAAAGGATGATAGATATGGCAGCAGCTCATTTGACAAAGGAAACATTTAACGAGGAAGTATTACAGGCGAAGGAACCGGTGCTGGTTGATTTCTGGGCTACCTGGTGCGGACCATGCCAGATGGTATTGCCAATTATAGAAGAGTTGGCAGGAGAGGTCAAAGACGCGAAGATCTGCAAGGTGAACGTGGATGAGCAGCCGGAACTGGCCAAAGAGTACAGGGTAATGTCGATACCGACTCTTATGGTATTTAAAGACGGCAAGCCGGTGAAAAGGGAAGTAGGGGCAAAGTCCAAAGCAGAGATATTAGAGATGTTAAAATAA